The sequence GTACTACTGACCCTGATACTTTTCGCCGCGTTGGGCGTAACTAAATGGCAAGCCAACAGAGATGACTTCACCCAACAACAACATATCCAAGTCGAGCTGTTTTCGAGCTCTGTAAGCTCACTCTTGACCAGTCAAGAGGCACTGCTTGAAGTGGTTGGGCACCAACTCGCCCAGCAGTCTGACTTCACTCGTACTGCCTCCATTCAAATTCGACCAATACTGGATAAACTGCTAGATACTCACCCTGCGATTGCAGCGTTTGGCTTGTTGAACACCGACGGTGACTACCTCTCGATCAGCTCAAATCTCCAACTTGCGAATCAAAGGAACTTGCTTCAATACGCGCCAACGAAAGACTCCTTTTTAGACGCCCTATCAAGCAGTAGCATGGTGCTTGGCCGTACCTATTTTCAAGAATCGTTGAATAGCTTGGTTATCCCGCTGAGAAAATCCATTTCGATCGATGGTAATAAAATCGATGCAGTAATGACCGCAGGGCTGCGGTTAGACGCCACGATCGTATTTGAAAATAATGCTCACGCCGGAAGTTTCAATACACTAAGCCTGATCAGAACAGACAGTTATCGCCAGTTTTATTCGAGTGATATCGAATCTGAGAGTGCATATTCCTCTCCAGTCGGCAAAGATGTCCTACAACGTATTGCACGGACCTTTACCGACCACTTCGGAATCAGCGTGCAAGAAGCGATGAATGGGCAAGAAACCTACTCTTTTGTCGTCGACGATGAACAATACCACTCTTTAATGAGCGCAAAATACATCCCAAACTACAAATTATGGGTGGTTGGACGTACGGATTTAACTCACGTCGATAGCATATTTATACAAGAGTTCAGCATTCTTTTCGTTGCCTTTATTTTTCTTCAATTTGGTTTCTACTTTTTGGTTAAGTCGATTGCCAAGAACGAACAACGCACTCGTAGCCAACTCATTTATCAGGCTAACCATGATCCATTAACCTCTCTACCAAACCGCTTGTACATGCGTAAAAATATTGGTAAATGGATTGAGGATGAGTCAGAGCAGTTCTCGCTGTTGTTTATTGATATCGATAACTTTAAATGTGTCAATGATACCCACGGACACGACTTCGGCGACAAGGTGCTCAAACAAATAGCTTTGCGTTTGATGCGATTCCGATCTCGACTCAGCCTCTTAGTACGTGAATCAAGCGATGAGTTTTTGTTCTTAACGCCATTGTCGAATGAAGCTGAGGTAAAACGACTCGCCAAGCGTATTATTGAAGTACTTTCTCAACCTTATGAAGTTGAAAGCGCTCAGTTTTTGTTAGGTTGCAGCATCGGCGTAGCTCGTTTCCCTGAACACGGGAAAGATCTAGACAGTTTATTACGTTCTGCCGATATTTCGATGTACAAAGCGAAACAACAGCAAAACTCATACAGTATTTTCACAACGGAAATGCAAGATGCGCACCTCTACAAAATGAAAGTAGAACAAAGGCTACGCATCGCTATCGAGAAACAAACGCTGTTCATGGTTTTTCAACCGCTAGTTCGTGCAAATGAAAGTATTCATGGTGTAGAAGCACTCGTTCGCTGGATTGATGACGAATTGGGTTTTGTACCGCCAGATGTCTTCATACCGGTTGCTGAGAACACAGGCTTAATGCAAAAACTGGGTACTTTTATTATTGAGTCCAGCATTATGCAGATCGCCCACTTGCACAGAACAACGGAACAAAAGATCGGGCTGTCGATCAACATATCAGTTCGTCAGTTTTCTCATCAATCTTTCTCTGAGCACCTGTTCGCGACACTAGAAAAGTATCAACTCTCTCCTAGCTGTTTAACGCTAGAAATTACAGAGAGCTTGTTCATTGAAGATGTAACTTTAGTGAAACCAACTTTTGAAGCCCTCAAAGAGAAGAATATAAAGATCTCTTTAGATGATTTCGGTACTGGCTATTCATCACTGAGTATGTTGAAAGCACTCCCTATCGATGAACTTAAGATCGACAAAAGCTTTATTGAAAATATTGCGGTGGATCAGCAATCATTAACTATGGTTCAAAACATCATCGCAATCGGCAAGAACTTTGGCATGGTGGTATTGGCTGAAGGCGTAGAATCAAACGAACACTTCGCGATTCTAAAGGCGTGTGGATGTGACTTAATGCAAGGCTATTACTTCTCTCGCCCTATTCCTTACGATGAGCTGTGTGAGTATCTAGCACCAACTCAGGTTGAGACAATAGAACAACCAGAACCGACGGCATAACTGTCAGTTAATCTCACCCAGCTCGCGAATAACGCGATCAATCAAAAAAGGGAGCCTAAACAGGCTCCCTTTTTTATACACCGCTCAACATCGCGGCCCAAAAAATAAAAACACAGACAATGAAAACAAAACCCATTACGACTTAACTGTTATCACAACTCGTCGATTGCAACCTGTTGCCTTGTTATCCACAACCTTACAAATGGGTGCGCTTTCTCCATACGCATATTCAACGATGCGACTTCCTTGGTGAAGATCTTTCTTTAAGTAGCTCGCCACTTGTCCAGCACGGCGAGATGACAGGGCTTTATTGTAGCCTTTACTGCCTACACTATCTGCGTGACCCTCTATATAAATCTTGGACTTATCACTGACTAAGCTAAGGTACTGACCTAATACTTGCTTATGGCTTTCATCCAATTGGTACACATTAGTTGGGTAATTAAGCACCAGGGATTGCGTCGCTTTATCATAGAAACACACATCATCTTGTGCTCCGATTTGAATCACTTCACTCTCTCTATTGATCACCTCATTTTGAGGTTTCTCATTTAGCTCTACCAGCTTCCCAGTCACTTGTGTCGTAACAGTATGAGAAGACACCAACATTTTAGAAGTGACGTATTCGCCAACATCACCCAAGCAGTTTGCATAGCCCAATGGAGACATTAGCATCGTAGATAAAATCACTAGGTATCTCATGTTAATCCTTTAGTTTTCCGGTTTCTTCATTAATCAAATTCAAAATGTACTTGTATACATCTTCGCCATCTTTAGCGTGATAGATGTTCTTCTTACCAAAGCAATCTCCAAAGCCATCGGTTTCTGCCACTTTATAATTAATACCAATGACGCCCATCGTGACTTTCGTTTTCTCGGCTTCAGTTGGGGCATTACTTTGAAAGCGGTTTCGTTTCGCTGAAATGGTTGAGCGCAGCTTTTTACATAACCCCTGATCCACCAATTTCTGTAGATAAGTCTCGTCGTTGTCGCTACCATCGGATAACACAATAAACACTTGTTCAGGGTTAAGGTTGGTCGCCTTATTGGCTTCTTGCGCAGCGGCAATGATCCCGTTCCAAGAAGAGGTGCCTCCACCAGCTTTCAACTGAGCGCTCATCAACTGAGCTCGAAAGTTGTCATAGTCTTCAGTCAGTGGAATATCATAAAACTTGTAGTCATCATCAAAATCATTATTTCGCTTATAAAGTCTCTCTACTTGATATCTACTCATTCCATACGATGGTTCAATGATCTCATTATACAAAGTTGGTTTATCAAACATTCGTCTAACCGTTGTCGCAGGAGAGTTCCGAGCGTAATCATAAGCATATTTCTTTCGCCATGAAGCACGATAACCATAAGCATTAAGTCTTACTATCTCATCAGATTGTTTTACATGGAGCGGGTTGTACCCGAGCAAAGCAACTCGACTCTTTTCTTCCGTATTAAACTCCTCAATGTCATCGACGACTCGTTTAATAGTCTCTTTCACGACATCGAGTTTTATTTTGCCGTTCTTCCACGAGTAACCCATAGAGCCACTAAAGTCACCGATAAAGTAGACATCAACAGGCTGAGGAAGATACTTGCGCGTAACTGCTCGCCCACTCACCGAAAACTCAGGCTTTAAGTTCATCTCTTCGTACGCGATCCAAGACGTATATTTGGCAGTCGCACTTACCACAAAGTCGCTAAACGGAGCAAGTTCACCGCTGGCTTGGACGCAGCCGTCTTTGTACTCACACTTACTGGTATACACAGCAACATCAACATCATCCGTGTTGTCAACAACGTATCTATCGACCAAATAGCGTGCATACTTTACGTTCTTTTCTTCGTCCTCTTTAGGGCTCGCAATAAGTGCCAAACTGGCAACCTCTGCGGCTTCTAATAACCTTGTATGTGCTAGCATCTGTTGAGACATCTGCATCGAAAATGCCATAAAAATAACCATCATAGGCAATAGACCAACGAACAAAATACCTGCGACACCTTGGTTTCTCTTTATCGACTTCACCTTAAACCCTCGCAAATGAATAAGATGTACTTACAAGCCGAAAAACCTCTCCGTTGGCGATCCCAATCAAATTAGTTGGGATTTCATAACAAAGAGACACCTGATACATAGGTAATCTGCGGCCTCGTGATGTGATAGGAAGTATTTCTATCGCTTTTTCTTTGGTGATATCGCTCATGTCTGGAAAGTCACATCCGTGTATGCTCCCTTTGGTCAGAGTCTTTTGAACCCTTCGGTAATTCACTTTCCCTCCAGATAAAGCCGTTTCTTCAAGTCTTATCTCGTCAATACGCATCCCAAATTTGGTTTTATCAAAGTTTGGAATCATTCGTTTCATTGAAGCAGAAGCAATCACAAACGCGTTGTGTTCTGTTTTTCGACAGTCACCCGCACAAATATCCATGTCGGCATTAAACAATTGTTTTCGTTCAGCAAAGATGGTGGTCAATGAATAAGAAGCTCTGTCGAGTTGACCCTTTTTATTGATGGCTAGCATATGGTTAACGACAACAACAAAGATCCCTGACGCAAAGACCAAAACCATCGCCAACTCAACAGCAAATGCACCTTTTTGTTTAACTTGCACAACCCGCTCCCTGACCAATTTTGAATGAACATCTTTCATATTCTTGAATAGTGATAATTTCACGCTTGATAGGCATATCTGGGAACCATATCGATACAATCGGATCGTAGGTGTATTCCAAAGCGTAAACAGCTAATGCCATGTCTTCCGGTTCATCTTTCTTATCTGGGCATTTATCAGCGGAAGCGTAAGTATCCGCGCATTTCAAAAACCCTTCGTAGTCTCGAAAGTAATTAACATGAATAACAACACTCCCCTCTTTAACTACGTTGCTCCATAAAGAGCCTCCCGCTTTGTTCAACTCATCTTTAATCATTTGCCCATAG is a genomic window of Vibrio crassostreae containing:
- a CDS encoding TadE/TadG family type IV pilus assembly protein; translation: MRSFNRKQNGSLTVEVAMGIPIFLAIVFGWVEICILTFSMSMTDHALTTAVMRTKKAGDSSSSQSINYGQMIKDELNKAGGSLWSNVVKEGSVVIHVNYFRDYEGFLKCADTYASADKCPDKKDEPEDMALAVYALEYTYDPIVSIWFPDMPIKREIITIQEYERCSFKIGQGAGCAS
- a CDS encoding putative bifunctional diguanylate cyclase/phosphodiesterase, encoding MALFKKNIWSLYALIVLLTLILFAALGVTKWQANRDDFTQQQHIQVELFSSSVSSLLTSQEALLEVVGHQLAQQSDFTRTASIQIRPILDKLLDTHPAIAAFGLLNTDGDYLSISSNLQLANQRNLLQYAPTKDSFLDALSSSSMVLGRTYFQESLNSLVIPLRKSISIDGNKIDAVMTAGLRLDATIVFENNAHAGSFNTLSLIRTDSYRQFYSSDIESESAYSSPVGKDVLQRIARTFTDHFGISVQEAMNGQETYSFVVDDEQYHSLMSAKYIPNYKLWVVGRTDLTHVDSIFIQEFSILFVAFIFLQFGFYFLVKSIAKNEQRTRSQLIYQANHDPLTSLPNRLYMRKNIGKWIEDESEQFSLLFIDIDNFKCVNDTHGHDFGDKVLKQIALRLMRFRSRLSLLVRESSDEFLFLTPLSNEAEVKRLAKRIIEVLSQPYEVESAQFLLGCSIGVARFPEHGKDLDSLLRSADISMYKAKQQQNSYSIFTTEMQDAHLYKMKVEQRLRIAIEKQTLFMVFQPLVRANESIHGVEALVRWIDDELGFVPPDVFIPVAENTGLMQKLGTFIIESSIMQIAHLHRTTEQKIGLSINISVRQFSHQSFSEHLFATLEKYQLSPSCLTLEITESLFIEDVTLVKPTFEALKEKNIKISLDDFGTGYSSLSMLKALPIDELKIDKSFIENIAVDQQSLTMVQNIIAIGKNFGMVVLAEGVESNEHFAILKACGCDLMQGYYFSRPIPYDELCEYLAPTQVETIEQPEPTA
- a CDS encoding TadE/TadG family type IV pilus assembly protein; protein product: MKSIKRNQGVAGILFVGLLPMMVIFMAFSMQMSQQMLAHTRLLEAAEVASLALIASPKEDEEKNVKYARYLVDRYVVDNTDDVDVAVYTSKCEYKDGCVQASGELAPFSDFVVSATAKYTSWIAYEEMNLKPEFSVSGRAVTRKYLPQPVDVYFIGDFSGSMGYSWKNGKIKLDVVKETIKRVVDDIEEFNTEEKSRVALLGYNPLHVKQSDEIVRLNAYGYRASWRKKYAYDYARNSPATTVRRMFDKPTLYNEIIEPSYGMSRYQVERLYKRNNDFDDDYKFYDIPLTEDYDNFRAQLMSAQLKAGGGTSSWNGIIAAAQEANKATNLNPEQVFIVLSDGSDNDETYLQKLVDQGLCKKLRSTISAKRNRFQSNAPTEAEKTKVTMGVIGINYKVAETDGFGDCFGKKNIYHAKDGEDVYKYILNLINEETGKLKD
- a CDS encoding OmpA family protein, with amino-acid sequence MRYLVILSTMLMSPLGYANCLGDVGEYVTSKMLVSSHTVTTQVTGKLVELNEKPQNEVINRESEVIQIGAQDDVCFYDKATQSLVLNYPTNVYQLDESHKQVLGQYLSLVSDKSKIYIEGHADSVGSKGYNKALSSRRAGQVASYLKKDLHQGSRIVEYAYGESAPICKVVDNKATGCNRRVVITVKS
- the tadF gene encoding tight adherence pilus pseudopilin TadF, which codes for MQVKQKGAFAVELAMVLVFASGIFVVVVNHMLAINKKGQLDRASYSLTTIFAERKQLFNADMDICAGDCRKTEHNAFVIASASMKRMIPNFDKTKFGMRIDEIRLEETALSGGKVNYRRVQKTLTKGSIHGCDFPDMSDITKEKAIEILPITSRGRRLPMYQVSLCYEIPTNLIGIANGEVFRLVSTSYSFARV